One Pseudomonas entomophila genomic window carries:
- a CDS encoding C40 family peptidase — protein sequence MQPHLLEAIRCHAAADYPREACGLVIDRAGGLDYQRCRNTASDPGEEFRIDPRDYAAAEDLGEIVAVVHSHPDASSRPSSRDLAMCEATGLPWHILSWPEGDLRTVLPKGDTPLLGRPFVHGLWDCWQVCADWYRREWGLTFPAYAREDGWWEDPQGPSLYEQAYADAGFVRVDAPRHGDLVVMAIGRTAHPNHAGIFLGHDSRLPGEPWSPCGAGPFLLHHLYGRPSEVIVFGGPWLDRTRLILRHRDAAAAD from the coding sequence ATGCAGCCGCACCTGCTCGAGGCGATCCGCTGCCATGCGGCCGCCGACTACCCACGCGAAGCCTGCGGCCTGGTCATCGACCGGGCGGGAGGGCTCGATTACCAACGCTGTCGCAACACCGCCTCCGACCCTGGCGAAGAGTTCCGCATCGACCCGCGCGACTATGCGGCGGCGGAAGACCTGGGCGAGATCGTGGCGGTGGTGCACTCGCACCCCGACGCCAGCAGCCGGCCGTCCAGCCGCGACCTGGCGATGTGCGAGGCCACCGGCTTGCCCTGGCACATCCTGTCCTGGCCCGAGGGTGACCTGCGCACTGTGCTGCCCAAGGGGGACACGCCTTTGCTCGGCCGGCCGTTCGTGCATGGGCTGTGGGACTGCTGGCAGGTCTGCGCCGACTGGTACCGCCGCGAGTGGGGCCTGACGTTTCCCGCCTATGCCCGCGAGGATGGCTGGTGGGAGGACCCGCAAGGGCCAAGCCTGTATGAACAGGCCTATGCCGATGCCGGGTTCGTCAGGGTAGATGCGCCTCGCCACGGCGATCTGGTCGTCATGGCCATCGGGCGCACGGCCCACCCCAACCATGCGGGGATCTTTCTCGGCCATGACTCACGCCTGCCGGGCGAGCCGTGGTCCCCCTGTGGGGCTGGGCCGTTCCTGCTGCATCACCTTTATGGCCGACCGTCGGAGGTCATCGTCTTCGGTGGTCCCTGGTTGGATCGCACACGCCTGATCCTGCGCCATCGCGATGCCGCTGCGGCGGACTGA
- the mutS gene encoding DNA mismatch repair protein MutS has protein sequence MSDLSAHTPMMQQYWKLKHQHPDQLMFYRMGDFYEIFYEDAKKAAKLLDITLTARGQSAGQSIPMCGIPFHSLEGYLAKLVKLGESVVICEQIGDPATSKGPVERQVVRIITPGTISDEALLDERRDNLIAALLGDERLFGLAVLDITSGNFTVQEIKGWENLLAELERINPVELLIPDDWPQGLPAEKRPGARRRAPWDFDRDTARKSLCQQFATQDLKGFGCDKLTLAIGAAGCLLGYAKETQRTALPHLRSLRHERMDDTVILDAASRRNLELDINLAGGRDNTLQSVIDRCQTAMASRLLTRWLNRPLRDLKVLKARQDSIRCLLDGYRFEKLQPQLKEIGDIERILARIGLRNARPRDLARLRDALGALPELQNAMAELEAPHLARLAAITGTYPELAGLLERAIIDNPPAVIRDGGVLKSGYDSELDELLAMSENAGQFLIDLEAREKARTGLANLKVGYNRVHGYYIELPTKQAEQAPGDYIRRQTLKGAERFITPELKAFEDKALSAKSRALAREKMLYDALLETLIGHLAPLQDSAAALAELDVLSNLAERALNLDLNCPSFVDEPCLRIEQGRHPVVEQVLTTPFVANDLGLDNSTRMLIITGPNMGGKSTYMRQTALIVLMAHIGSFVPAARCELSLVDRIFTRIGSSDDLAGGRSTFMVEMSETANILHNATDRSLVLMDEVGRGTSTFDGLSLAWAAAERLAQLRAYTLFATHYFELTVLPESEPLVANVHLNATEHNERIVFLHHVLPGPASQSYGLAVAQLAGVPAVVIQRAREHLGRLETTSLPHETPIASKSKGEPDVPHQSDLFASLPHPAIEKLGKLDLDDMTPRQAIETLYQLKNLL, from the coding sequence ATGTCTGATCTCTCCGCACACACCCCGATGATGCAGCAGTACTGGAAGCTGAAGCACCAGCACCCGGACCAGCTGATGTTCTACCGCATGGGCGACTTCTACGAGATCTTCTACGAAGATGCGAAGAAGGCCGCGAAACTGCTGGATATCACCCTGACCGCCCGCGGCCAGTCGGCGGGCCAGTCGATCCCCATGTGCGGGATTCCGTTCCACTCGCTGGAAGGCTACCTGGCCAAGCTGGTCAAGCTCGGCGAGTCGGTGGTGATCTGCGAGCAGATCGGCGACCCGGCCACCAGCAAGGGCCCGGTGGAGCGCCAGGTGGTGCGTATCATCACCCCGGGTACGATCAGCGACGAGGCGCTGCTCGACGAGCGCCGCGACAACCTGATCGCCGCCCTGCTCGGTGACGAGCGCCTGTTCGGCCTGGCGGTGCTGGACATCACCAGCGGCAACTTCACCGTGCAGGAGATCAAGGGCTGGGAAAACCTGCTCGCCGAGCTCGAACGCATCAACCCGGTGGAGCTGCTGATCCCCGACGACTGGCCGCAAGGGCTGCCTGCGGAGAAGCGCCCCGGCGCCCGTCGCCGCGCGCCCTGGGACTTCGACCGCGACACGGCGCGCAAGAGCCTGTGCCAGCAGTTCGCCACGCAAGATCTCAAGGGCTTCGGCTGCGACAAGCTCACGCTGGCCATCGGCGCTGCGGGCTGCCTGCTGGGCTACGCCAAAGAAACCCAACGCACCGCCCTGCCCCACCTGCGCAGCCTGCGCCACGAGCGCATGGACGACACGGTCATCCTCGACGCCGCCAGCCGCCGCAACCTGGAGCTGGACATCAACCTGGCCGGTGGTCGCGACAACACCCTGCAATCGGTCATCGACCGTTGCCAGACCGCCATGGCCAGCCGCCTGCTGACCCGCTGGCTGAACCGCCCGCTGCGCGACCTGAAAGTGCTCAAGGCACGCCAGGATTCGATCCGCTGCCTGCTCGACGGCTACCGCTTCGAAAAGCTGCAACCGCAGCTCAAGGAGATCGGCGACATCGAGCGCATCCTCGCGCGTATCGGCCTGCGCAACGCCCGCCCACGCGACCTGGCGCGCCTGCGCGACGCACTCGGCGCGCTGCCCGAACTGCAGAACGCCATGGCCGAGCTGGAGGCGCCGCACCTGGCGCGCCTGGCCGCCATCACCGGCACCTATCCCGAACTGGCCGGGCTGCTGGAACGGGCGATCATCGATAACCCGCCGGCGGTGATCCGCGACGGCGGCGTACTCAAGAGCGGCTACGACAGCGAGCTCGACGAGCTGCTGGCCATGAGCGAGAACGCCGGCCAGTTCCTCATCGACCTGGAAGCACGCGAGAAAGCCCGCACCGGCCTGGCCAACCTCAAGGTTGGCTACAACCGCGTGCATGGCTACTACATCGAGCTGCCGACCAAGCAAGCTGAGCAGGCACCCGGCGACTACATCCGCCGCCAGACGCTCAAGGGCGCCGAACGCTTCATCACCCCGGAGCTCAAGGCTTTCGAGGACAAGGCACTGTCGGCCAAGAGCCGCGCGCTGGCCCGCGAGAAGATGCTCTACGACGCACTGCTCGAGACCCTGATCGGCCACCTGGCACCGCTGCAGGACAGCGCCGCGGCCCTGGCCGAGCTGGACGTGCTGAGCAACCTGGCCGAGCGTGCGCTCAACCTCGACCTGAACTGCCCAAGCTTCGTCGACGAGCCTTGCCTGCGTATCGAGCAGGGTCGCCACCCGGTGGTCGAGCAAGTGCTGACCACACCATTCGTGGCCAACGACCTGGGCCTGGACAACAGCACGCGCATGCTGATCATCACCGGCCCGAACATGGGCGGTAAATCGACCTACATGCGCCAGACCGCACTGATCGTGCTGATGGCCCACATCGGCAGCTTCGTGCCCGCCGCCCGCTGCGAGCTGTCGCTGGTCGACCGCATCTTCACCCGTATCGGCTCCAGCGACGACCTGGCCGGCGGGCGCTCGACCTTCATGGTCGAGATGAGCGAGACCGCCAACATCCTGCACAACGCCACCGACCGCAGCCTGGTGCTGATGGACGAGGTCGGCCGCGGCACCAGTACCTTCGACGGCCTGTCGCTGGCCTGGGCCGCCGCCGAGCGCCTGGCCCAGCTGCGCGCCTACACGCTGTTCGCCACCCACTATTTCGAGCTGACCGTGCTGCCGGAGAGTGAACCGCTGGTGGCCAACGTGCACCTGAACGCCACCGAACACAATGAGCGCATCGTCTTCCTGCACCACGTACTGCCGGGCCCCGCCAGCCAGAGCTACGGCCTGGCCGTCGCGCAACTGGCCGGTGTGCCGGCGGTGGTGATCCAGCGTGCCCGCGAACACCTCGGCCGGCTGGAAACCACCAGTCTGCCCCATGAAACGCCGATTGCCAGCAAGAGCAAAGGCGAGCCTGACGTGCCGCACCAGAGCGACCTGTTCGCCAGCCTGCCACACCCGGCCATCGAGAAGCTGGGCAAGCTGGACCTGGACGACATGACGCCGCGCCAAGCTATCGAAACGCTATATCAACTAAAAAACCTGTTATAA
- the rpoS gene encoding RNA polymerase sigma factor RpoS, with protein MALSKEVPEFDIDDDLLLMETGIVLETDVVSDEPAVPSVRTKSKQGASLKQHKYIDYSRALDATQLYLNEIGFSPLLSPEEEVHFARLSQKGDPAGRKRMIESNLRLVVKIARRYVNRGLSLLDLIEEGNLGLIRAVEKFDPERGFRFSTYATWWIRQTIERAIMNQTRTIRLPIHVVKELNVYLRAARELTQKLDHEPSPEEIASLLEKPVAEVKRMLGLNERVSSVDVSLGPDSDKTLLDTLTDDRPTDPCELLQDDDLSQSIDQWLGELTDKQREVVVRRFGLRGHESSTLEDVGLEIGLTRERVRQIQVEGLKRLREILEKNGLSSESLFQ; from the coding sequence ATGGCTCTCAGTAAAGAAGTGCCGGAGTTTGACATCGACGATGATCTGCTTCTGATGGAGACAGGCATCGTTTTGGAAACGGATGTGGTGTCAGACGAACCTGCTGTACCGTCGGTTCGGACCAAGTCGAAACAAGGCGCATCGCTCAAGCAGCACAAGTACATCGATTACAGCCGGGCGCTCGATGCGACTCAACTGTATCTGAATGAAATCGGCTTCTCGCCTCTGCTGTCGCCGGAGGAAGAGGTGCATTTCGCGCGCCTGTCGCAAAAAGGCGATCCTGCGGGTCGCAAGCGCATGATCGAGAGCAACCTGCGTCTGGTGGTCAAGATCGCTCGGCGGTACGTCAATCGTGGCCTGTCGCTGCTCGACCTGATCGAGGAGGGCAACCTGGGCCTGATCCGAGCAGTGGAGAAGTTCGACCCCGAGCGCGGTTTCCGCTTCTCGACCTATGCCACCTGGTGGATCCGCCAGACCATCGAGCGGGCGATCATGAACCAGACCCGCACGATCCGCCTGCCCATCCATGTGGTCAAGGAGCTCAACGTCTATCTACGCGCTGCCCGCGAGCTTACGCAGAAGCTCGATCACGAGCCGTCCCCTGAAGAAATCGCCAGCCTGCTGGAGAAGCCGGTTGCCGAGGTCAAGCGCATGCTCGGGCTCAACGAGCGGGTGTCTTCGGTGGATGTCTCGCTTGGGCCAGACTCCGACAAGACGCTGCTGGACACGCTCACCGATGACCGCCCCACCGACCCTTGCGAACTGCTGCAGGACGACGATCTGTCACAAAGCATCGATCAGTGGCTGGGTGAGTTGACCGACAAGCAGCGTGAAGTCGTGGTGCGCCGCTTCGGGTTGCGTGGTCATGAAAGCAGCACGTTGGAAGATGTGGGGCTGGAAATCGGCCTGACCCGTGAGCGGGTGCGGCAGATCCAGGTCGAGGGGCTCAAGCGCCTGCGCGAGATCCTCGAGAAGAACGGCCTGTCGAGCGAGTCGCTGTTCCAGTAG
- a CDS encoding peptidoglycan DD-metalloendopeptidase family protein, with protein MGHTVIRQRKDRSGLKLLVIALAMGTLLAGCSSTGSSGARVVDRNNAPPKRAAVTSGQYIVKPGDTLFSIAFRYGWDYKELAARNNIPAPYTIRPGQPIRFSSASGGTTTVVTSPSSSSKTTVIRRPVTTTVPPAENGKTTTTPPSSTSQTVAQVPAAERAVGGWAWPANGVLIGKFASNGSLNKGIDIAGDLGQPVFAASDGAVVYAGSGLRGYGELVIIKHSDTYVSAYGHNRRLLVREGQQVKAGQTIAEMGSTGTDRVKLHFEIRRQGKPVDPLQFLPRR; from the coding sequence GTGGGTCACACAGTCATTCGGCAGCGCAAGGATCGATCGGGTTTGAAGCTTCTGGTGATTGCGTTGGCCATGGGGACCCTGTTGGCCGGCTGCTCCAGCACCGGATCGAGCGGCGCGCGTGTGGTCGACCGCAACAACGCGCCACCCAAGCGCGCGGCCGTGACCTCGGGGCAATACATCGTCAAGCCGGGTGACACCCTGTTCTCCATCGCCTTCCGTTATGGCTGGGACTACAAGGAGCTCGCGGCGCGCAACAATATTCCCGCCCCCTACACCATCCGCCCCGGTCAGCCGATCCGCTTCAGTAGCGCCTCGGGTGGCACCACCACGGTGGTGACCAGTCCATCGTCGTCGAGCAAGACCACCGTCATCCGCCGCCCGGTCACTACCACCGTGCCGCCTGCCGAAAACGGAAAAACCACGACCACGCCGCCATCCTCCACCTCGCAAACGGTTGCCCAGGTGCCCGCCGCAGAGCGCGCCGTGGGCGGTTGGGCGTGGCCGGCCAACGGTGTGCTGATTGGAAAATTCGCTTCAAACGGTAGTTTGAATAAAGGCATTGATATCGCCGGTGATTTGGGACAGCCTGTTTTTGCTGCGTCTGATGGTGCGGTGGTTTACGCCGGTAGTGGCTTGAGGGGCTACGGCGAACTGGTCATCATCAAGCACAGCGATACCTACGTCAGTGCCTACGGTCACAACCGCAGGCTTTTGGTTCGGGAGGGGCAGCAGGTCAAGGCAGGGCAGACGATCGCAGAAATGGGGTCCACGGGCACTGATCGGGTGAAGCTGCATTTCGAGATTCGCCGCCAGGGCAAACCCGTCGATCCTCTCCAGTTCCTGCCACGCCGTTGA
- a CDS encoding phage holin family protein: MTNEQQTLLEMPLWLVIVLALLGGLSGEMWRADKAGARGWGLLRRLALRSGACMVCGVSTVMLLYASGMSIWSASAFGCLTAMAGADVAIGLYERWALRRLGIEQPVSGADADDRGH, encoded by the coding sequence GTGACGAACGAGCAACAGACGTTGCTGGAGATGCCGCTCTGGCTGGTGATCGTCCTGGCATTGCTGGGCGGTCTTTCCGGCGAGATGTGGCGGGCCGACAAGGCCGGGGCCAGGGGCTGGGGGCTGTTGAGGCGCCTGGCGCTGCGCTCCGGGGCCTGCATGGTCTGCGGTGTCTCGACGGTCATGCTGTTGTATGCCAGCGGCATGTCGATCTGGAGTGCCAGTGCCTTTGGCTGCCTGACGGCCATGGCTGGTGCCGATGTCGCCATCGGCCTTTATGAGCGCTGGGCACTGCGCCGCCTGGGCATCGAGCAACCGGTCAGCGGCGCGGACGCCGATGACCGTGGGCATTGA
- a CDS encoding phage minor tail protein L, with product MALITDIQTLEPGAEITLFEIDGSEFGADTLRFHGHAIAHEPGEVAAAGEAATLPARSIWWQGQEYAAWPVQIEGIGANSNGRATRPKFSAGNVDGRVTALCLAFEDLLKFKLTVRQTLGQYLDARNFAAGNAQADPTQEALEIWFLDQKTQEDDEQVQWELSSPGEIDSHGLPGRQMTTYCHWAMTNGYRGPNCGYTGNRLFDDEDRPVDDPAKDRCKGGLTSCKLRFGEAAELPHGGFPAVSLIARN from the coding sequence ATGGCATTGATCACTGACATCCAGACCCTCGAGCCGGGCGCGGAAATCACCCTGTTCGAGATCGACGGCAGCGAGTTCGGGGCCGACACCTTGCGGTTCCACGGCCACGCCATCGCCCATGAGCCTGGCGAGGTGGCTGCGGCGGGTGAGGCGGCAACCTTACCCGCCCGCTCGATCTGGTGGCAGGGCCAGGAGTATGCGGCCTGGCCGGTGCAGATCGAGGGCATCGGCGCCAACAGCAACGGTCGGGCTACCCGTCCGAAGTTCAGTGCCGGCAACGTCGACGGTCGTGTCACCGCCTTGTGCCTGGCCTTCGAGGACCTGCTCAAGTTCAAGCTGACCGTGCGCCAGACGCTGGGCCAGTACCTGGATGCGCGTAATTTCGCCGCAGGCAACGCCCAGGCGGATCCGACCCAGGAAGCGCTGGAAATCTGGTTCCTCGACCAAAAGACCCAGGAAGACGATGAACAGGTGCAGTGGGAACTGTCGTCCCCTGGCGAGATCGACAGCCATGGCTTGCCAGGGCGGCAGATGACCACCTACTGCCATTGGGCGATGACCAATGGCTACCGTGGCCCCAACTGCGGCTACACCGGCAACCGGCTGTTCGACGACGAGGACCGCCCGGTGGACGACCCGGCGAAGGATCGCTGCAAGGGTGGGCTGACGTCCTGCAAGCTGCGATTCGGCGAAGCGGCGGAACTGCCCCATGGCGGCTTCCCGGCCGTTTCGCTGATTGCCCGGAACTGA
- a CDS encoding phage tail tube protein, protein MSILTQGTQIYALVPPVSGTGPFSVLEVEHVTSFEPGGAPAEQIEDTTLDAAERTYKKGLRTPGTATLGLNADPTNASHIRLHQLSEAKGSTTVKWVVGWSDGKDVAPTVNSKGDDFELPATRTWFAFEGYVADFPFNFALNAVVTTSVSIQRTGGSTWVKKA, encoded by the coding sequence ATGTCGATTCTTACCCAAGGCACCCAGATCTACGCACTGGTCCCACCGGTCTCCGGCACCGGCCCGTTCAGCGTGCTGGAAGTCGAGCACGTGACCTCGTTCGAACCGGGCGGCGCGCCCGCCGAGCAGATCGAGGACACCACCCTCGATGCCGCCGAACGCACCTACAAGAAAGGCCTGCGCACCCCGGGCACAGCAACCCTCGGTCTCAACGCCGATCCGACCAACGCCAGCCACATCCGCCTGCACCAGCTCTCCGAAGCCAAGGGCAGCACCACCGTCAAGTGGGTGGTGGGCTGGTCCGACGGCAAGGACGTGGCACCGACCGTCAACAGCAAGGGCGACGACTTCGAGTTGCCGGCCACCCGTACCTGGTTCGCCTTCGAAGGTTATGTGGCCGACTTCCCGTTCAACTTCGCGCTCAACGCGGTGGTCACCACCTCGGTGAGCATCCAGCGCACCGGCGGCTCCACCTGGGTGAAAAAGGCCTGA
- a CDS encoding tail assembly protein, with amino-acid sequence MSAAIIHPPLTTIRLSGQLRQFGKAFELAVRTPREAIKALCVQLPGFERFLANASSRGLEFAVYSDKRNVGEAELDFQARDEIRIVPVVAGSKRAGGLQTIIGVVLIAVAAIATNGSSLPFTAGGWGTMATVGFSMAMGGVMQLLSPQPKGLNMSAGPENTPGYAFGSARNTTASGNPVALCVGKRRWGGAIISAAIYAEDRL; translated from the coding sequence ATGTCAGCTGCCATCATTCATCCACCGCTGACCACAATCAGGCTCAGCGGCCAATTGCGCCAGTTCGGCAAGGCGTTCGAACTGGCGGTGCGTACCCCACGTGAAGCGATCAAGGCGTTGTGTGTACAGCTGCCGGGGTTCGAGCGCTTTCTGGCGAACGCCAGTTCTCGCGGTCTGGAGTTCGCCGTCTATAGCGACAAGCGCAATGTCGGCGAGGCCGAACTGGATTTCCAGGCCCGTGACGAGATCCGCATCGTGCCAGTGGTTGCCGGCAGCAAGCGCGCTGGGGGCCTGCAGACCATCATCGGTGTCGTCCTGATCGCCGTGGCGGCGATCGCTACCAATGGTTCATCGCTGCCGTTCACCGCCGGAGGCTGGGGCACCATGGCCACCGTGGGGTTCTCCATGGCCATGGGCGGCGTGATGCAACTGCTCAGCCCGCAGCCCAAGGGCCTGAACATGAGCGCCGGGCCGGAAAACACTCCCGGCTACGCCTTCGGCAGTGCCCGCAACACGACGGCTTCCGGCAACCCGGTGGCCTTGTGCGTGGGCAAACGGCGGTGGGGCGGGGCGATCATCAGCGCGGCGATCTATGCCGAGGATCGGTTGTGA
- the fdxA gene encoding ferredoxin FdxA has product MTFVVTDNCIKCKYTDCVEVCPVDCFYEGPNFLVIHPDECIDCALCEPECPAQAIFSEDEVPAGMENFIELNAELAEIWPNITEKKDALPDAEEWDGKAGKIADLER; this is encoded by the coding sequence ATGACCTTCGTCGTCACCGACAACTGCATCAAATGCAAGTACACCGACTGCGTGGAAGTCTGTCCGGTGGACTGCTTCTACGAAGGCCCGAACTTCCTGGTCATTCACCCGGATGAGTGCATCGACTGCGCGCTGTGCGAGCCTGAGTGCCCGGCCCAGGCCATTTTCTCGGAAGACGAAGTGCCTGCCGGCATGGAGAACTTCATCGAGCTGAACGCCGAGCTGGCGGAGATCTGGCCGAACATCACCGAGAAGAAAGACGCCCTGCCGGACGCCGAAGAGTGGGATGGCAAGGCTGGCAAGATTGCTGATCTGGAACGCTGA
- a CDS encoding phage tail protein: protein METFTWTPRTEPTGTVEYRVRTVQFGDGYQQAVGDGLNNRSQSWPLVFLGDEAKIRAIATFLDRHAGSRAFRWTAPLGEPGLFRCKGYQPTAKGGGLYSLSATFEQAFHP from the coding sequence ATGGAAACCTTTACCTGGACCCCCAGGACCGAGCCCACCGGCACCGTCGAGTACCGCGTGCGCACGGTGCAGTTCGGCGATGGTTATCAGCAGGCGGTAGGCGATGGCCTCAACAACCGCAGCCAATCCTGGCCGCTGGTGTTCCTCGGCGACGAGGCGAAGATTCGCGCCATCGCCACCTTCCTCGACCGCCACGCGGGCAGCCGGGCGTTCCGCTGGACCGCGCCGTTGGGCGAGCCGGGGCTGTTCCGTTGCAAGGGCTACCAGCCGACCGCCAAGGGCGGTGGCCTGTACAGCCTCAGCGCCACCTTCGAGCAGGCGTTCCACCCATGA
- a CDS encoding phage tail assembly chaperone family protein, TAC, producing the protein MNIHQLKALGGIVDSQKVRKEIVWNRPDPQGGEMVAQTLVVHVRRHSFGVIERLFAEQESSHSRNAHYLAASISLGEEGEEALGVEDAFNLEPSLGFLLLNAINEVNGTGNAPAKN; encoded by the coding sequence ATGAATATCCATCAACTCAAGGCTCTGGGCGGCATCGTCGACAGCCAGAAAGTGCGCAAGGAAATCGTCTGGAACCGGCCTGATCCGCAGGGCGGCGAGATGGTCGCGCAGACCCTGGTGGTGCATGTGCGCCGTCATTCGTTCGGCGTGATCGAGCGCCTGTTCGCCGAACAGGAATCGTCTCACAGCCGCAATGCCCACTACCTCGCCGCGTCGATCAGCCTTGGCGAGGAGGGCGAGGAGGCACTGGGTGTCGAGGACGCCTTCAACCTCGAACCGTCGCTGGGTTTCCTGTTGCTCAATGCCATCAACGAAGTCAACGGCACCGGTAACGCCCCGGCAAAGAACTGA
- a CDS encoding phage tail tape measure protein, with translation MATSIASFSPSIDLSSLERALSRASALSDRTLREMQKNVEAFNKQYLKSTGAVADSSLNISKKALDRFQAAYQPPDWAQAQQADPVRPYSDALRAQHNATELAVAKMGMGARQGALADKLNQVDEAYYTARTQFEQANPSGADSESYQQQLEAMRAGHTDMTNQVLNDYEMMNQARGDWMVGASAAWDEYLDKSSNVAAQSQAVFTSVFDRMGNAVQTFATTGKFSFSDFAKSVLADMAALAAKTAASKALSSLFGFGMNLVGSWLGSGSTPTPTTMSVGGSSATFTPQLDVSNLKFAKGGAFTNSVATGPTLAPMALFGEAGPEAIMPLTRGVDGSLGVRALGGSSGTSHSSEVVIQQTINVAAPGGNAAPGEANTQRLANAYAGAARQGASEQISRELMPGGQIWAAIHGR, from the coding sequence ATGGCAACCAGCATTGCCAGTTTCAGCCCGTCGATCGATCTCTCCAGCCTCGAACGGGCACTGTCCAGGGCCTCGGCCCTGAGTGACCGCACCCTGCGCGAGATGCAGAAGAACGTCGAGGCTTTCAACAAGCAGTATCTCAAGAGCACGGGCGCCGTTGCCGATTCGAGCTTGAACATTTCGAAAAAGGCGCTTGATCGTTTCCAGGCGGCCTACCAGCCACCGGATTGGGCGCAAGCCCAGCAGGCGGATCCCGTCAGGCCCTACAGCGATGCATTGCGTGCCCAGCACAATGCCACCGAGCTCGCGGTGGCGAAGATGGGCATGGGCGCGCGCCAGGGCGCGCTGGCAGACAAGCTCAACCAGGTCGACGAGGCTTACTACACCGCCCGGACCCAGTTCGAACAGGCCAATCCATCGGGCGCCGATAGTGAAAGCTACCAACAACAGCTGGAGGCCATGCGCGCTGGTCATACCGACATGACCAACCAGGTACTCAACGACTACGAGATGATGAACCAGGCGCGTGGCGACTGGATGGTCGGCGCGTCTGCGGCCTGGGACGAGTACCTGGACAAGTCCAGCAACGTCGCGGCGCAGTCGCAGGCGGTGTTTACCAGCGTCTTCGACCGTATGGGCAACGCGGTGCAGACTTTCGCCACCACCGGCAAGTTCTCGTTTTCGGACTTCGCCAAGTCGGTACTCGCCGACATGGCTGCGTTGGCGGCCAAGACTGCGGCTTCGAAGGCCTTGAGCAGCCTGTTCGGGTTCGGCATGAACCTGGTCGGGTCGTGGCTCGGCAGTGGCTCGACACCAACGCCGACCACGATGTCCGTCGGCGGCAGCAGTGCCACCTTCACCCCCCAGCTTGATGTCAGCAATCTGAAATTCGCCAAGGGTGGCGCCTTCACCAACAGCGTCGCCACCGGTCCGACCCTGGCGCCAATGGCCCTGTTCGGCGAAGCAGGCCCCGAAGCGATCATGCCACTGACTCGCGGCGTCGACGGCTCCTTGGGCGTGCGTGCCCTGGGCGGCAGCTCGGGTACCAGCCATAGCAGCGAAGTGGTGATCCAGCAGACCATCAACGTGGCGGCCCCAGGCGGCAATGCCGCACCTGGCGAGGCCAATACTCAGCGCCTGGCCAACGCCTACGCCGGTGCCGCCCGCCAGGGCGCCAGCGAGCAGATTTCCCGCGAGCTGATGCCTGGTGGGCAGATCTGGGCCGCGATCCACGGCCGCTGA
- a CDS encoding LexA family transcriptional regulator translates to MHAMQKRNVASVLRALLDRHGLSPTELHRRTGVPQSTLSRILSEKIVDPSDKHVSKIAEYFGVSTDQLRGRAELGESREAALLTPAHAALSDISLWDDETPVEDDEVSVPFLREVELAAGSGRFVIEESENARLRFGKRSLRHNGVQFDHAKCVTVRGNSMLPVLRDGATVGVNTGKCTIGDIIDGDLYAINHNGQLRVKQVYRLPTGIRLRSFNRDEHPDEDYSFQQMQEEQISLLGHVFWWGMYAR, encoded by the coding sequence ATGCACGCTATGCAAAAACGCAACGTAGCCTCCGTACTCAGAGCCCTGCTCGATCGCCATGGCCTGTCCCCGACAGAGCTGCATCGGCGCACGGGCGTCCCTCAATCCACCCTGTCGCGGATTCTCAGCGAGAAGATCGTCGACCCGTCGGACAAGCACGTGTCGAAAATCGCCGAGTATTTCGGCGTGAGCACCGACCAACTGCGCGGCCGCGCGGAGCTGGGCGAGTCGCGTGAAGCGGCACTGCTTACGCCGGCACATGCGGCGCTGAGCGATATCAGCCTGTGGGACGATGAAACACCCGTCGAGGACGACGAGGTGTCCGTTCCTTTTCTTCGTGAGGTCGAATTGGCAGCAGGATCAGGAAGATTCGTCATCGAGGAGAGCGAGAACGCCCGCTTGCGCTTCGGCAAGCGCAGCTTGCGGCACAACGGCGTTCAGTTCGACCATGCCAAATGCGTGACGGTGCGAGGCAACAGTATGTTGCCGGTGCTGCGCGATGGCGCCACGGTCGGGGTCAACACCGGCAAGTGCACCATTGGCGACATCATCGATGGTGACCTCTACGCCATCAATCACAATGGCCAGCTGCGGGTGAAGCAGGTCTATCGCCTACCCACCGGCATTCGTCTGCGCAGCTTCAACCGTGATGAGCATCCCGACGAGGACTACAGCTTCCAGCAAATGCAGGAAGAGCAGATCAGCCTGCTGGGTCATGTCTTCTGGTGGGGCATGTACGCCCGCTGA